From the Streptomyces nodosus genome, the window CGGCCGAAGCGCTCGACGATGGCGGCGCTCGCCTGTGGGATGACCTGGATCGTCTTGATCAGGGCGATGAAGACCAACACCACCAGAATGATCAGGACGATGATGATCGGTTCCATCGTGAATTCCCCGTTCCCCTTCTCCGCTTCGGCGCCTTCGGCGACGTTCGGAACCCTTTGTGGCAGATTTTATGCTTGTTGAAGATCTTGCGGCTTGAGTCTGACAGAACCGCGTGCGCCGTGTGGGGAGTTCGCCCCGGTTGCGCCCGCCGGATCACATGACGACGGCGGTGGCTCCCTCGATGTCCACGATGTCCACCTCCTGGCCCACCTCATAGATGAGTTCGGAGTCGAGGGCGCGCGCCGACCAGACTTCCCCGGCGAGTTTGACCCGGCCGCCGGAGCCGTCGACGCGTTCCAGGACGGTGGCCCGCTTCCCCTTCAACGCCTCGATGCCCGTGGCGAGTTCGGGGTTCTGGGAGCGATGCCGGGCGGCGATGGGCCGGACCACGGCGATGAGCGCCACCGAGACCACGGCGAAGACGACGACCTGGATGACGGCGTCGCCTCCGAGCCCGGAGACCGCGGCGGCCGCGAGAGCGCCCACCGCGAGCATGCCGAGCTCCGGCAACGTGGTGATCACCAGTCCGATGCCGAGCGCCGCCGCACCGACCAGCCACCACACCCATGTGTCGATGTTCACATGGTCATGGTAGGGCCGAGGGCCCCTTCGCCGACAGGGCACAGAGCAGGTTGAGCCAACCCCCTCAGGGCGTTTCGCGAGGTTTCGGTGATATCGGGACGGGGCGGGTCAGGACAGGGGCAGGCCCCGAGCCGTCCAGCGGTCGCCGACCTGCTCCACGAGGAGCGGGAGTCCGAAGCAGAGGGAGAGGTTGCGGGAGGTGAGTTCGAGCTCCAACGGGCCCGCGGTGAGCACCTTGCCCTGACGGATCATCAGGACGTGGGTGAAGCCGGGGGCGATCTCCTCGACATGGTGGGTGACCATGATCATCGAGGGGGCGATCGGGTCCCGGGCGAGACGGCCGAGACGGCGTACGAGGTCCTCGCGGCCGCCGAGGTCGAGTCCGGCGGCGGGCTCGTCCAGGAGCAGCAGCTCGGGGTCGGTCATCAGGGCGCGGGCGATGAGGGTGCGCTTGCGCTCGCCCTCGGAGAGGGTGCCGAACTTCCGGTCGAGGAAGTCGCTCATGCCGAGGCGGTCGAGGAAGGCACGGGCGCGCTGTTCGTCGACGTCCTCGTACTCCTCGTGCCAGCCGGCCGTCATGCCGTAGGCCGCGGTCAGCACGGTCCCGAGGACCGTCTGGCTCTTGGGCAGCTTCTCGGCCATGGCGATGCTGGCCATGCCGATGCGCGGGCGCAGCTCGAAGACGTCGGTGCCGGGCTTGCCGAGGGTCTCACCGAGGATGGTGGCGGTGCCGGAGGAGGGGTAGAGGTAGCTCGAGGCGACGTTGAGGAGGGTCGTCTTGCCGGCGCCGTTGGGACCGACGATGACCCAGCGCTCGCCCTCCTTGACCGACCAGGAGACCTGGTCCACCAGCGCCCGGCCCTCGCGGACCACAGATACGTCCTCAAGCTCCAGAACATCGCTCATGAGCGCGTAGTCTCCCCTTGCAGTGTGGCCTGTGTCGGCTCTCGCGTACGCCTGTGGGCGCGGTCCGCCACGCCGATGGGCGCAGCCCCCATGAAATCTACGCCACTGGTCGCCCCGCCTATTCCATAGGTCAGGTCCTTAGGGTGGGGGCATGCTCTCGGAACCACGCTCAGGACGCCTGGCCGCATGGGGAAATGCTCTTTTGGCCGGACTTGTCCCTCCGGACGACGCCGCGTCCGCCATCGTCGGTGAGGATGCGGTGCACCGCGTCCGGGGTCTGCCGGGCGAGTCCGCGCCGGTCGGTCTCACGTTCGCGCTGGGCCGGCTGCGGACGCTCGGGGTGACCGGTCTGCGGATCGCGCTGCCCGCACCGGGGCATCCGCTGGGGCTGAGCGGTCCGCCGGAGTTCAACGCGCGGGCCCTGGAGGCCGAGGAGGCGGTGGTCTGTCACGGGGCCGCGTTCGGTCTGGTGCCCGAGCTGTACGAGGCGGGTCCGGAGGGCGATGTGCATGCCGAGGTCGTCTGGCACTGTCTTCCGGTGCGGGAGGCTCCGCCCGCCGATGTGCCCTCGCTCGGGGAGGCCGAGCGGGAGCTGGCGGAGGCGCTGCGCGAGGCGACGGAGGTGCTGTCGCGGCTGGATGTGGCGGGCTCGGGGCCGGTGGCGGAGGCGGCGATCGGCGCGTACCGGGCGCGGGCCGAGCGGGGTCGGGAGGTACTGGCACCGGGATATCCGCCGCGGGCGGTACGGGTGCTGGAGCTGGCCCAGCGGGTGGGGCTGCTGATCTCGGTGGCGTACGAGAACGGGCACGGGGGTGCGGTCAGCGCCTCCGAGATGGCGGCCCGGGCCCAGGCCCTGCGCCCGGTGGAACGAACCTCCCGCCGCGCGCAGGTCGCGGCGTACAACTCCGTCGTGGAGCAGCGCGAGATCCGCTGACCGGGTGCGTGACCCCGGTCACCGGGAGGACCGGGCCCCGCCCCGCCCCTGCCTCGCGGAGGAAGAGGCGGCGACCGCCGGGGGCGCGCCCCGAGGGGCCGTCAGTGCTGACCCCGGCGGCGCGCCAGGGCGACCGGAAAACCGTCCTCCGTACACGGAGCGTGTGCTCCGGGGCCCGGGCCCCGGGTCTCGGGTCCCGGAGGGGCGGTGACTGCCGAGGGGCGCCCCGAAGTGCGCAGACCTCCGGCGGGATGCCACGGCGGCGGGGACGCCGTCCTCCATATCCGAGGCCTGTGCTCCGGGCGCCGGGCCTCGCCCCGTCCCTGCCGTCCGGAGAAGGAGGCGGTGACCGCCGAGGCGTCGGGGGCGCCCCGAGGGGCGTCAGCGCTGACCGCCGGCGGCGCGCCACGGTAAGCGGGGCGCCGTCCTCTGTACACGGAGCGTGTACTCCGGAACCCGGGCTCCGCCCAGTCCTGCCCCCGGAAGGAGAGGCGGTGACTGCCGAGGGGCGCCCCGAAGGGGCTCAGTGGACCCCCGGCAGAACGCGACGGCGACGGGGACGCCGCTCTCCGTATCCGGAGTGCCGGGCCCGGGGCTCACGTCGTACGGCGGAGAGGCGTCGTGCCCGGCGGCCGGCAGGGGTGGTCAGCGGTCGACGCCGTGGCGTACGGCCCAGAGGGCGGCCTGGGTGCGGTCCGCCAGGTCGAGCTTCATCAGGATGTTGGAGACATGGGTCTTCACCGTCTTCTCCGACAGCACCAGCGCCCGGGCGATCTCCCGGTTGGAGCGACCGTCCGCGATCAGCCCCAGCACCTCCTGCTCCCGTTCGGTGAGCGAGCCGGCCCTGCCCTGGCCCGACGGGGCCTCCTCCTGGGACAGCAGCGCCTCCGCGACCTCCGGCTGGAGCAGGACATGGCCCGCGTGCACCGAGCGGATGGCGCCGGCGAGCGCGTCGGGGTCCACGTCCTTGTACACATATCCGGCGGCGCCGGCGCGCAGGGCGGGGACCACCGTGCGCTGTTCGGTGAAGCTGGTCACGATCAGCACACGCGCGGGGTTGTCCAGCTCGCGGAGCCTGCGCAGCGCCTCGATGCCGTCCATGCCCGGCATCTTGACGTCCATGAGGACGACATCGGGTCTCAGCTCCTCCGCGCGGGCCACCCCCTCGGCGCCGTCGGACGCCTCTCCGACGACCTCGATGTCGTCCTGCACCTCCAGGAAGGTCCGCAGACCACGGCGGACCACCTGGTGGTCGTCGACAAGCAGCACCTTGATCGGGTCAGCCACCGGGTACCTCCATCTCGATCGTGGTGCCCTTGCCGGGCGCCGACTCCACGGTCAGCGAGCCGCCGACCCCGCTCGCCCGGTCACGCATCGAGACCAGGCCGAGGTGGCGGCCCGCACGGCGGGTCTCCCCGGGGTCGAATCCGCTGCCGTCGTCCGCGACCCGCAGCACGGCGCGCGGGCCGCGCCGGTGCAGCGTCACCTCGACGCGCCGGGCACCGGAGTGCCGCAGGGCGTTGTGCAGGGCCTCCTGGGCGACGCGCAGCAGCGCCTCCTCCTGGGCGGCCGGCAGCGCGCGGACCCCGAAGCTGCTGAAGGCCACCCGCGCGCTGTGGGCACGGTCGAGGACCTGGATCTGGGTGCGCAGGGTGGCGACCAGGCCGTCCTCGTCGAGGGCGGCGGGCCGCAGCTCGACCACGGCGGCCCGCAGCTCGTCGGTGGCCTCCGCGGCGAGCGCGGCCACCTGCTGGAGCTCCTCCTTGGCCCGCCCCGGAGCGCGGTCGATCAGGGCGGCCGCCGCCTGGGCGGTGAGCCGGAGGGAGAAGAGCTTCTGGCTGACCGCGTCATGCAGCTCATGGGCAAGCCGGGAGCGCTCCTCGGCGATGGTCAGCTCCCGGCTGCGCTCATAGAGGCGGGCGTTGGTGAGGGCGATCGCGGCGTGCTGGGCGAGGATCGAGAGCAGTTCCTCGTCCTCCTCGGTGAAGCCGCAGCCGCCCTGCGGCCTGGGGCACCTCTTGTTGGCGAGGAACAGCGCCGCGATGGTCTCGTCGCCGTCGCGGACGGGCAGGCCCAGGAAGTCGGACATATCGGGGTGGGCTTCCGGCCAGCCCTCGAAGCGGGGGTCCTCGCGGACGTCGGCGATCCGCTCGGGCTTCGCGCCGTGCAGCATCGAGGCCAGGATGCCGTGCTGGCGCGGGAGCGGGCCGATGGCCTTCCACTGTTCGTCGCTGACGCCGTCCACCACGAACTGGGCGAAGCCCCCGTGGTCGTCCGGGACGCCCAGGGCCGCGTACTCCGCGTCGAGCAGCTCACGGGCGGAGGCCACGATCGTCTTGAGGACGTCGCGCACCTCCAGATGCCTGCTCATGGCCAGCAGCGCGGAGCTGACCGCGTACAGGCCCGACCTGGGTAGATGGCTCATGGCCTCACCGTACCGGTGGGGTGTGACGGTGCGTATCCGACGCCGGACGGCCGCACCCGGGCCGAAAGACCTAGTCCCGAGGGCGGCCCCGTTCCCGGCGGCCGGGCTCCGGAAATCCAGCGACGCAACGGATTGCTCCAGCAACTCCCTGTGAGATCGAGGGGTGCCGGATGTGAGGCCGCGCATAGGACCCAGATCACGTACTAGGGGACATAGGAGACGGACAGGCCCCTCACGAACGGGATGGATTAGGCATTTTGTCCCGTTTCGCCGTGCCTGTGTCCCCTATCCGGGATAGTACGTCACACCTTTGCCTGGAGTTTTTGCGGCCGCTAAGAATTGCTCCAGTCGCTCGGCGCTGCGGGGTTGTACCCGCGGCGCTTGTGCTGGAAACACCTGACGTCCCCGGCACCCGGAGCGACCTCCCGCTATACGAGAGGTCCCCCGCATGCTCAAGAACACCGTCATACGTCGTGCCAACGCGCTGACCAAGACCCACAAGATTTCCGCCGCCTGTGTGGCCACCCTCGGTGCCGCCACCCTCGCCTTCACCGCCGCTCCGAGCGAGGCCGCACCCACCGCTCAGACCTCGGTGGCCTCCGCCCCGGTGGCCCTCGGCAACCAGGCGCCCAAGGGAATCAAGGCCAGCGTCACCGACCAGATGGCGCCCTCCCTGCTGAAGGCCGAGGCCATCGCCACCAAGGCGAAGGCGGCCTCCCTGAAGAAGGCGGCGCAGCAGCACGCGACCCAGCAGGCCGCCGACCGGTCCGCCCAGCGCCCCGCGGTCAAGCCGGCCGCGCCCAAGGCCAAGAGCTACGCCAACAACCTCGACGGCTGGATCCGCCAGTCCCTCGACATCATGGCGAAGAAGGGCATCCCGGGCTCGTACAACGGCCTGCACCGCAACATCATGCGGGAGTCCTCGGGCAACCCGATGGCCATCAACAACTGGGACATCAACGCCCGTAACGGCATCCCGTCCAAGGGTCTGCTCCAGGTCATCCCGCCGACCTTCAGCACCTACCACGTGCACGGCACCTCGGCGAACATCTACGACCCGGTCGCCAACATCACCGCCGCCGCCAACTACGCGGCGCACCGGTACGGCTCGATCGACAACGTCAACAGCGCGTACTGACGCCGGACGCCGGGTGTCCGGCGCGGACATCCGTGCGGACCGCAGGCGTGCCACGCCGTAGCGGCCACGGGCCCACACGCCGAAGGGCGGCACCCATACGGGGTGCCGCCCTTCGGCGTGGTGCGACGGCGGTTACTTGCGCATGACCTCCGGCTCATGGCGGCGCAGGAAGCGGGCCACCAGGAAGCCGCAGAGCGCGCCGAGGGCGATCAGCGCCACCATGTCCAGCGTCCAGGCCCCCGCCGTGTGGTCCCACAAGGGGTCCGTGCTGGTGGGGTCGTCCGTATTGGGGGCGATCTTGTTGAAGTCCAGCGTGGTGCCGGCCGCGGCGACCGCCCAGCGGGACGGCATCAGATACGAGAACTCGTTGACGCCGAGCGTGCCGTGCAGCGTGAACAGACAGCCGGTGAAGACGACCTGGATGATCGCGAACATGACCAGCAGCGGCATGGTCTTCTCGGAGGTCTTCACCAGGGCGGAGATGACCAGGCCGAACATCATCGAGGTGAAGCCCAGTGCCATGATCGGCAGGCACAGCTCGATCAGGGTGGCGTGGCCCAGCACGAGGCCCGTCTCGGGGACCTCCCGGCTGGCGAAGCCGATCATGCCGACCATGAGGCCCTGGAGCATGGTGACGACGCCGAGGACGATCACCTTCGACATCAGATACGCGGAGCGGGACAGGCCCGTGGCGCGCT encodes:
- a CDS encoding ABC transporter ATP-binding protein, whose translation is MSDVLELEDVSVVREGRALVDQVSWSVKEGERWVIVGPNGAGKTTLLNVASSYLYPSSGTATILGETLGKPGTDVFELRPRIGMASIAMAEKLPKSQTVLGTVLTAAYGMTAGWHEEYEDVDEQRARAFLDRLGMSDFLDRKFGTLSEGERKRTLIARALMTDPELLLLDEPAAGLDLGGREDLVRRLGRLARDPIAPSMIMVTHHVEEIAPGFTHVLMIRQGKVLTAGPLELELTSRNLSLCFGLPLLVEQVGDRWTARGLPLS
- a CDS encoding transglycosylase SLT domain-containing protein; its protein translation is MLKNTVIRRANALTKTHKISAACVATLGAATLAFTAAPSEAAPTAQTSVASAPVALGNQAPKGIKASVTDQMAPSLLKAEAIATKAKAASLKKAAQQHATQQAADRSAQRPAVKPAAPKAKSYANNLDGWIRQSLDIMAKKGIPGSYNGLHRNIMRESSGNPMAINNWDINARNGIPSKGLLQVIPPTFSTYHVHGTSANIYDPVANITAAANYAAHRYGSIDNVNSAY
- a CDS encoding NfeD family protein, which produces MNIDTWVWWLVGAAALGIGLVITTLPELGMLAVGALAAAAVSGLGGDAVIQVVVFAVVSVALIAVVRPIAARHRSQNPELATGIEALKGKRATVLERVDGSGGRVKLAGEVWSARALDSELIYEVGQEVDIVDIEGATAVVM
- a CDS encoding GAF domain-containing sensor histidine kinase, with translation MSHLPRSGLYAVSSALLAMSRHLEVRDVLKTIVASARELLDAEYAALGVPDDHGGFAQFVVDGVSDEQWKAIGPLPRQHGILASMLHGAKPERIADVREDPRFEGWPEAHPDMSDFLGLPVRDGDETIAALFLANKRCPRPQGGCGFTEEDEELLSILAQHAAIALTNARLYERSRELTIAEERSRLAHELHDAVSQKLFSLRLTAQAAAALIDRAPGRAKEELQQVAALAAEATDELRAAVVELRPAALDEDGLVATLRTQIQVLDRAHSARVAFSSFGVRALPAAQEEALLRVAQEALHNALRHSGARRVEVTLHRRGPRAVLRVADDGSGFDPGETRRAGRHLGLVSMRDRASGVGGSLTVESAPGKGTTIEMEVPGG
- a CDS encoding response regulator, whose translation is MADPIKVLLVDDHQVVRRGLRTFLEVQDDIEVVGEASDGAEGVARAEELRPDVVLMDVKMPGMDGIEALRRLRELDNPARVLIVTSFTEQRTVVPALRAGAAGYVYKDVDPDALAGAIRSVHAGHVLLQPEVAEALLSQEEAPSGQGRAGSLTEREQEVLGLIADGRSNREIARALVLSEKTVKTHVSNILMKLDLADRTQAALWAVRHGVDR